DNA sequence from the Hippopotamus amphibius kiboko isolate mHipAmp2 chromosome 1, mHipAmp2.hap2, whole genome shotgun sequence genome:
AGATGCCACCTGCAGGGGCCTCTCCAGGCCCTGGGGGTCCTCCAAGGCCTCAGTTAGCTTCACTTGCTCCCCCTTGAGGCCCTCCTCAGAATACAGGCTGATCTCTGGGGTAACGTAGTCCTGtggaaggagagggtggggaaaTGAAGTATAAAGCAACACCCCTTAGAGGCTACCCGGCTCATACCTTCTTCCCCAAATCTGTCCAGCTGGGGCTCCTAGGGCCTTCTCCCCAGAAGCCAGAAACGACTAGGGTGTTCTCTGCAAGGTCAGCCAGACAAGCCTGAGACCAGAGCCTTGCTGGCCCTGCAGTGGCCCTTTGGGACCTGAGACCAAAGTTCCCAGCAGGAGCCTGCCAAGTGCCATGCCCTTTGCCTTGCCTCTGGGAGCCTCATTTCCAGCCTGGTGGAGGGATGGGCGGGATAGCCACTTCCTGAGGTCTAACTTTGACCCTTTTTTGTGTACAATTCCAAGCTGTATCAAAATTTCTACTCCTGTTCAGACTGGCCTCCACCTGCACCTCATCCCAGGAAGCTGCAGATCCTCTCTGCATTCTGTGTGTTTCTTCCTCACCAGGAccatattcattcactcactccttcattaaatgtttatgaagcagggacttcctaggtggtgcagtgggtaagaatctgtctgccaatgcaggagacacgggttcaatccctgccccaggaagatcccaaatgctgcagagcaactaagcctgtgagccacaactattgagcccatgtgccacaactactgaagcccacgcgcccagagcccgtgctctgcaacaagagaggccaccgcaatgagaagcccacgcactacaatgaagagtagcccccgctcaccgcaactagagaaagcccaagtgcagcaacaaagacccaacacagccaataaattaaataaatttatattaaaaaaaaatgtttatgaagcATCTATACTGTGTGCAAGGCATATGATAAGGGCCTGTCCTACCCCCTCTCATTTGGTCTTTCCCATGAGAGTTATTATGCCATTCACAGACTTGGAAAGTGAGGCTCAGCAAAGTTAAGTGGGCTGCCCCAGGGCACACAGCCTGTAAGTAGCAAGACCGAGAACAGAGCAGTGTAGTTTTTGTTCACTGTTGCAACGCGGTACATCCCAGGTGCTGGAACACACAAGGCACCCGATCAATGTTGAATGAATCAAAGGAACCCATGTCTACTGGACTTCAAAgccctcatttttctcttgtaCCTTGTTACCTCCCACATCAGGATGAATTTACTGTGAGAAGCTTACAATCAATTGTCTGCAAACACTTGTGTGTTTCTGGAGAGGCTTTGAAAACTCTTGTCCCCTCCTTTGCGTGGCTGGGCCACTGCCTTAGTTAAGATTCTCATCCCCTCTCAATCCTCTCTTATCAGGAGGATTGCAACCTCTCTGGACTCAGAGTTATTTGTCCttccattaaaaacaacaacaacaacaaaacaaattaaaaaaaaaaaaccccaccccaaaatgtctGCTAGGCCCTGCTTTTagatttttgctttctcttctgggTCTTCCTAGTGGCCAAGATGGCTTAGTCAAGCCTAATTTTAGTAGTTTGTAAATTTCTGTTatgaagacattatttttccccactttacagataggaAACTATAATAAGACTATGCCTTTTCAAACATACCCCTCCCTCAAAATTCAGAGGTGCCCCTCAGCTGGAAATCACAGCCCTTTCTGGTCTTTCTGCATCCAGCATCCCTGTCTTTTCTCCTCCTGGCAACCAGAGGGCTGTTTGTAAATCTCTAATCTGTTTACATGGCTTTCCTGCTTCAAACCCAGCTCTCATACCCTAGCTTGACCGTGAATCctgcagggcagagagcagaTCTCCCCCACCCGCTCGTTGCctggcatggtgcctggcacacagcagacatGAAAGAGCATCTGTGAGCACGTGAATCAACACACATCCATGGCACCAGGCTGAGCACCCCCAGAATCCCTTTCTTAACCAATTGGCTCTGAGGTCGGGATTCTACAGGTGAAAACATAATAAACCCTCTTCAGGCTCCGATCCCGATCCTGTATGATCTCTCCCAGAAACTCCAACTCTAGGTACCTGAGGCTGTCTCCTTCCTCAGGGCCTAGGGCATAGTGTAGATGGGGCAAAATCTGGAGCCCCACACCCAGCCACTCACCCGGACAACCCTCCGTAGGGAGCCAATGCCTTGGGTACTCCATGCTGACCCTGGGGCTCCAAGTTCCACATCTCCTTCAGGCAGGACCAGCTTCTGGCCCCGGAACGCTGGCTCTTCGTACAGCACCCAGCTGTGGGCACAGAGACCCAGGGTCACTGAGTGGGGAGAAGAGGTACCCACAAGGCAAGGTCTCTGGTAGGTGAGGGGGTTTCTGCCAGGTTGACCTGGGCACTTCTCACTGCCCTCACATCCCCAGGTTCACACACAGGACCCTGCCAGGAACTTCGCACTCACCAGCCTCGTACCACCCGAATGGAGGCCACACGGGCCCAGCCGGAGGCATCAGCAGTGTCTTCCCAAACCTCCCTGCTGCTGCCTTGGCAGCCAGGCTCTGAGAAAAGGATCACCTGGAGAAGACACAGGGGGTCCTCAAGCCCTGTCCCCAGGTCCCCCACCTCCTGCTGTCCCATCCATTTGCCGCCCCCCACCGCCTACCTTCCCAGGCCTGGTGTTCAGCTTGCCCTGGGTCTTCAATGCTGGGCTCTGGAATGGATAGCGGTGATACATCTTATGGGGCTGCCTCCTTACTGCCTCCCCCAACCTGCCATTCCAGGAACCCTGCATCCTCCCTATAGGCCTCCACCCCCAAAGAGCTGGCTCACAGAGGATGCTACACTTGCTCCCAACCCCAAGGGGCCTTCACCACTCTGTCCCAGGCAGCCATCCCCTTCCCTAGCTTCCAAGATATCAAGCCCTTAGGAATTCACAGTGCAAATCTCCTACTGTTTGGAAAGGGAGATGGAGGCCTGGAGAAACGTGGTCACACTGAACTAGACCTCAGACTCACACCTCTGGCCCCTGGAGACTCTGTCCCCCAGTATCCTGGTCCTTACACCATCCAAACCTTAGTCCGGATGAGGCCAAGCCCCCTCCGTGGCCCACCCAAGGCTTCACTCACCCACCCCTCCGGGGGCTGGGCACGCGCTGGCTTCTTTGGAGGTGGCCTTTCGCTGTAGAGCAGGGGCAGCTGTCCTGGCACCTTCTTGAGCCCCGGTGCCCCATGGGGTGGTAGAGCAGATAGTTTTGTGCCCAGTGGTTCCAAAGTGGGGgcctccttgagggcaggcaccAGACCCCCAAAGAGAAGGCTGCCTCCAAGACGGGAAGTGGgcctgctgcctgcctgccccTCTGGCCCCAGTTCTGGGTTGGGGCCCTTAGCACCTGCTACGTGCTTCTTCATCATCTCCAGAGGAGAGCAAGAAACCTGAGGGGGCCGGGCAGGTTGGGAGTCCAAGGAGGGGCTGGGCCTGGCTTTCTCCTGCCTGCGCTGGAGCTTTTCATCGTCGCTCAGGTAGGGGTTCTCTGGTTCTTCCTcgttctcctccccttccttctcctcctccttttcttcccgTGCGGGCACCTCCTGGGGGCTGGGTCCCAGCACCCATGGCCCAGGCTGGTCCTCCTGGATGGCGGGCAACGTGGCATACATGGTCAGGTAGGAGGAGCGGGGGGCTCGTGGCAGCCGGTGAGTGCGGAGGAGCTCAGGGGGCTCCATGCTCCGCAGGGTATCCAGGAAAATCTCCAGATCGGCAGTCagggccacctcctcctcctcctccctcagtggCTCCGCGAGCGTCTTGCCTTTGGTGGAGTCAGGGACAAGCTGGGACTCCCGGTTGGCCTCCACTCCCATCAGCACTGGGGCAGGGGGGCCTCCTGGGCTGGGGGATCCCTTGCCccctgaggaggaggaagcaatGAGAGCAGCAGGGTCCTGGACAACTACTTTCTGGGTGGAAGATGGGACAATAGAAGCACGAGGGCCCTGGACGACCTCTTCGGGCACAGGAGGTGAGACGGGGCTCTCTTCAGAGCCGTGGACAACATTTTCCTGTTTGGGGGGTGGGACAGCAGGAGCTGTCGGGCCTTGAACAGCCTCTTccttggggagaggaggggcacGGCTGCCTTCGGTGCTCTGGACAACCTCTTTTTGGGTGCTAAGGCTCCCTTCTGGGCCCTGGGCAACCTCGGTTGCTTTGGGGGATGAGGCAGCAGGAGCACTAGGGCCCTGCGCTACCTCTTTCTGGGTAGGGGAGAAGGTAGGGACATTTTCAGAGTCCTGAACAACCTTATTCCTCGGGGAGGATGGAGCGGAAAGACCTCCTGGGCTGGTGACAGCCTTACTTCTTGTAGAGGATGGAGCAAGAGGTTGTCCAGGGACTATAACAACCTCAGTCTTCACCGTGGGCAGGCTGGTGGCAGCAGGGGGATCTGGAAGCCCTTCCTTTTCGACAGAGGGCCGGGCCTGGGGTCCCCTGGGCTCGAGAGTAAGCTGGGCCCTAGCATGAGTAGGTACTTCAGGCTGCTCTGCGGGGTGAACTAGGCCGAGGGAGGGGGGTTGGGTCTGGAGTCTGGGAGAGGAGGGTGCTGGTGTGTGGCCCTGAGAGGTCTGGAGagggggctgggtggggctgtAGGTTCTCCGCACTCCTGGGACGTCATGGACCCTGGTGTCCGGGGCTCTGTCCTGGTCTTGGTCTGGGTGGGCTGCGGGGACATCTTGGTTCTGAGCACGGTGAGCATCCTCCGGGAAGCCTGCGGGGGCCAGGGCAGATCTGTCCTCTGGCTTTGCTGTCCCCATCTCAGGCAGCTGCCCCGGGGCTGCACCCTCTGTGCTGCCCAGACCCGGACTCCTTGGCACAGCAGCCAGGGGCCTGGGAAGCCGGCTGGCAGGCGGGCCCCGCTCAGCAGGCACAAGGCTACTTAGCAGCTCCAGGGCTTGACTGCGGCTGGGTGAGCCCTCAGCTCGGGGGCACACCACCACGGCCCGCACCGTGCGGGCAGCACTGCGGCCCCTTGGCAGGGCCTCGCCCCATGGTGTTGGCCCCACAGAGTTGGTCACAGAGCAGTTCACCTGTCGGTCCACGTGCCCTCCCACCACCATGGTGGTCCGCACCGTGCGTGTCACCCGGCGTTCCTCGGGGCTCTGGGAGCTCCGGCTGGTGAGACTCacacctgggtgggggctgggctcacGGGGCCCGTGCGCTGGCACCAAAAACTCAGTCCTGGCCGTGGCTCCCGGGCTCGGGGGCTCAGTCCTGGGGTCCTGGGGACTGCCACCACCCTGGTCCACAGGCTCCTTCAGCCTTCCGCCTGGCCTTTTCTCCTTGAAGGGTAGTGTGTACTTTTTGGAAAAGATGGGCCCGTGGCTCTGGAAGCTCTCGGAGTCAGTCCCGTCCCGGGGGGTGTGGTGATTCACGGTCTCTTCTCCCCGTGCAGCAAAGCCATTGACTTCCTCTCGACGGTGGCCATACTCAAACATCTCCTCCTGGGGTGCTTCCGACTGGGCCCCTGACACCAGGGACACCTTGTGGAAACGGTGTTTGATCTCTTCCTGGGCAGGGGGCCGCTGCCGCCATGTCAGCGTGGCGCTCACCACGCGGGCCTTGGCCCGAGCCTGGGGCCTACCGGCCTCCTCCATGTGGGGCCCCAGCAACCCGTCCTGAGGGGTCTTGGGCTCACTGTGGTCCAGCTCCCTGCAGAGGGTGCCGGGAAGAAGAGAGACAGGGTCAGGGGGTGGTCAAGGTGGCTCTCTGCGGTGCAGAATAACTACCCCTGCCAAGGTCAGGCAAGTCATTTGAGCTTTTGGGCCttcgtttcttcatctgtaaactgggcaCGATACTCTCAGatctcccacccctctccctacTTTCAGGTGTTCTCCTATGCCAGGGTCCTTCAAGGGGTGAAGCTGAGGCCTAAggctagaaggagagagaagggagagagcagAAAGGCATACGGGTCTGGCCCACTGGTCTGTGGATGGGGCTGTGACTCTGCCCAAGGAGCCCTGGGGCTGGTCCTCCAGAAGCCGAAAACTAGAAAACCGGAAAGCTGAAAATTAGGCAAGCAATGTTCTGACCATGTTTCTGATCATTATAAAGGAAGGCAAGGAAAGACGGCTTTGGGAACTCAAGCAAAGCTGGGTTCCCCCGGCCCTATCACTCACTAGCAGGATGACCTTGGGCAGCCACTTCTCTCCGGCAAGTTGCAGGGCCCCCAGCCACAAAACTGGAATAACAAGTGTATGTGCTTCACAGGGTTATTGTCAGGATCCagtaaaagagaaacaataaaaactcactttatgagaaaaacaaatatcgtatattcatgcatatatgtggaatctagaaaaatggtacagacgaaCCTCTttgcagggtaggaatagagatgcagacttagagaacgaatgtgtggacatggggtaggggtggggaagggggggtgaggcgaattgggagattgggattgatatatatatgctaccatgtgtaaaatagatagctagtgggaacctgctgtatagtataGGGAGCTCTGCTCTATGCTCTCTGACGACCTAGATGGGTAGGATGTGAGTGGGGAGGGTGgtctaagagggaggggatatatgtatacatacagctgattcacttcgttgtacagcagaaactaacacaaaattgtaaagtaACTAGACCcccattaaagtttttaaaaaagaaatagatgctaaaaaaacaaactcaCTTTATAAACTAAAACTCTGTCTCATAAGCTTCCTCATAAAGAATAAATTAttcaccatggaaaacagtatggagatttcttaaaaaaactaaaaacagagctaccatatgatccagcaatcccatcctaggtaaatatccaaaaaagataaaaactctaattcaaaaagatacatgcaccccaatgttcacagcagcactctttacaatagccgagacatgaaagcaacccaagtgcccatcaacagacgactggcttaagaagatgtggtacataaatacaatggactattacgcagccattaaaaagaatgaaatattgccatttgcagcaatatggaggGACCTAGGgagtattatacttagtgaagtaaatcagacaaggACAAACattatgtgatatcacttatatgtggaatctaaagaataatacaaatgaatctatatgcaaaacagaaacagactcacagacattgaaaacaaacttatggttac
Encoded proteins:
- the CRYBG2 gene encoding beta/gamma crystallin domain-containing protein 2; translated protein: MEEAGRPQARAKARVVSATLTWRQRPPAQEEIKHRFHKVSLVSGAQSEAPQEEMFEYGHRREEVNGFAARGEETVNHHTPRDGTDSESFQSHGPIFSKKYTLPFKEKRPGGRLKEPVDQGGGSPQDPRTEPPSPGATARTEFLVPAHGPREPSPHPGVSLTSRSSQSPEERRVTRTVRTTMVVGGHVDRQVNCSVTNSVGPTPWGEALPRGRSAARTVRAVVVCPRAEGSPSRSQALELLSSLVPAERGPPASRLPRPLAAVPRSPGLGSTEGAAPGQLPEMGTAKPEDRSALAPAGFPEDAHRAQNQDVPAAHPDQDQDRAPDTRVHDVPGVRRTYSPTQPPLQTSQGHTPAPSSPRLQTQPPSLGLVHPAEQPEVPTHARAQLTLEPRGPQARPSVEKEGLPDPPAATSLPTVKTEVVIVPGQPLAPSSTRSKAVTSPGGLSAPSSPRNKVVQDSENVPTFSPTQKEVAQGPSAPAASSPKATEVAQGPEGSLSTQKEVVQSTEGSRAPPLPKEEAVQGPTAPAVPPPKQENVVHGSEESPVSPPVPEEVVQGPRASIVPSSTQKVVVQDPAALIASSSSGGKGSPSPGGPPAPVLMGVEANRESQLVPDSTKGKTLAEPLREEEEEVALTADLEIFLDTLRSMEPPELLRTHRLPRAPRSSYLTMYATLPAIQEDQPGPWVLGPSPQEVPAREEKEEEKEGEENEEEPENPYLSDDEKLQRRQEKARPSPSLDSQPARPPQVSCSPLEMMKKHVAGAKGPNPELGPEGQAGSRPTSRLGGSLLFGGLVPALKEAPTLEPLGTKLSALPPHGAPGLKKVPGQLPLLYSERPPPKKPARAQPPEGWSPALKTQGKLNTRPGKVILFSEPGCQGSSREVWEDTADASGWARVASIRVVRGCWVLYEEPAFRGQKLVLPEGDVELGAPGSAWSTQGIGSLRRVVRDYVTPEISLYSEEGLKGEQVKLTEALEDPQGLERPLQVASATVSAGLWLLYPKPFFEDTPFILEPGEYPTPEAWGASDHSMGSLKPMRLGCPSVERPEEPKAVVYEAPDFQGQSWEVCRDIYNLKQPEDSQSPNLSSVGSLRVLGGCWVGYEKEGFRGHQYLLEEGEYADWSHWGGYNEALTSLRVIRTDFGDPAVVLFEAMDFEGRGVEVSEASPDLELAGHGPRTQAIHVLSGVWVAYQEVGFSGEQYVLEKGVYRNCDDWGAGNSALASLQPVLQVGEHNLHFVSKIQLFSGPDFLGDHISFEDDQTSLPPSFQPQSCRVHGGSWILCDEKNFEGEQHILSEGEFPTLTAMGCLASTVLGSLRKVPLHFSEPSIFLYGLECFEGKEIELSGEVRSLQAEGFNNHVLSVRIKGGVWVLCEHSDFRGRQWLVGSCEITNWLTYSGTQRVGSLYPIKQRRAYFRLWNEALGGFLAVPDHVEDMKAGRVVVSEPRAGGSCIWYYEDGLLKNQVAPTMSLQVIGPPSTGSKVVLWAESRLPRQTWSISESGRICSQMFEGQILDVKGGRGYDRDHAVLWELAKDRASQIWTVYVL